AAAACATAGACCTTTCGAGATTGAAAAGGCTGGTCAGGAAACCGGTGTTCGTGGACCTTCGGAATGTTTTTAGCCCTGGGGACATGGAAAAAGCGGGCTTTGATTACTTCAGCGTGGGCAGGAAACCCGTGTACGGTTTCAGTTCTCCCGCCTGTTCCTGATTTTCCGAAAGGCTTGCTTTTAGACTTTACCGAATTTAGAAGTATAAATGCAGGCGGAGCAGATCACGTGGTCGCTCCGGTGCTTTGACGCATCGGGGAGGAAAGTCCGGGCTCCACAGGGCAGGGTGCTGGGTAACACCCAGTGGGGGCGACCCCAGGAAAGTGCCACAGAAAACAGACCGCCTCGCCTAAGGCGGGGTAAGGGTGAAACGGTGAGGTAAGAGCTCACCAGGTCCCGCGGTGACGCGGGATGCTAGGCAAACCCCACCCGGAGCAAGACCAAATAGGGGAGCGCTTGAGGGTGGCCCGCCCAATGCTCCCGGGTAGGTCGCTAGATCCCTCTGGTAACAGAGGGACCAGATAAATGACCACGCTCGACAGAACCCGGCTTATGATCGGCTCCGCCTGCAAATAATGATAAACGGAGAAAACCTTGAGAATGGAAAATCTCGTGGCCGTTATTCCTGCGGCAGGAAGGGGCGTCCGTTTCGGTCATTCCATTCCAAAACAATTCGTAGAAGTAGGCGGAAAACCGATTCTAGCCTGGACCGTCAGGGCATTGTACCGCTGTGGAGCAATAGCCCGGTGGATTATCTGTCTCCCGGAGGAAGGCTTTGAGAATTACGGCGAGCTCATGGCCAGACACCTGGGAGCGATCCTGGATAGGTGTTGCTTCGTTCCGGGCGGTAAGGAACGATATGAAACCGTGTGGAAGGGGCTTCAAAGACTGGACGAATCCTGCCGGTGGGTGCTGATTCACGATGGAGCCCGCCCTTTTGTATCATCTGAACTGACCCGACGGGTTGTTCAAAAGGCTATGGAAACAGGGGCTGCCGTGGCGGCACTTCCGGCAACGGATACGGTGAAAAATGTC
This portion of the Thermodesulforhabdus norvegica genome encodes:
- the ispD gene encoding 2-C-methyl-D-erythritol 4-phosphate cytidylyltransferase → MENLVAVIPAAGRGVRFGHSIPKQFVEVGGKPILAWTVRALYRCGAIARWIICLPEEGFENYGELMARHLGAILDRCCFVPGGKERYETVWKGLQRLDESCRWVLIHDGARPFVSSELTRRVVQKAMETGAAVAALPATDTVKNVRGDRVCTTLDRSTVYLVQTPQVFRRDLILEAYKSVLSKDTDGPLGTDDAWFVERIGHPVYVVEGERQNIKITTVEDLEWFRWKMGL